The following are encoded together in the Streptomyces sp. NBC_00341 genome:
- a CDS encoding LysR substrate-binding domain-containing protein, whose amino-acid sequence MYEPAQLRTFLAVAQTLSFTRAARRLGVRQSTVSQHVRRLEEATGRQLFTRDTHRVDLTVDGEAMLGFARTILEAHERASAFFTGTRLRGRLRFGASEDFVLTRLPEILQAFRHDHPEVELELTVELSGTLHQQLAAGRLDLVLAKRRTGDTHGELVWQDALTWIGAPTLRIDPDRPVPLVLFPPPAITRARALEVLEGAGRSWRVACTSGSLSGLTAAAHAGLGVMAHSRGLVPPGLVPLPARAGLPDLGEVDFVLLHGRRRDGAQKAADALAAAILAGGERLIRPPGVAGRP is encoded by the coding sequence ATGTACGAACCCGCGCAGTTGCGTACGTTTCTCGCGGTCGCCCAGACGCTGAGCTTCACCCGGGCCGCCCGCCGGCTCGGGGTGCGGCAGTCCACGGTGAGCCAGCACGTGCGGCGGCTGGAGGAGGCGACCGGACGGCAGCTGTTCACCCGTGACACGCACCGGGTCGACCTCACCGTGGACGGTGAGGCGATGCTGGGTTTCGCCCGGACGATCCTGGAGGCCCACGAGCGGGCGTCGGCGTTCTTCACCGGCACCCGGCTGCGCGGCCGACTGCGGTTCGGGGCCTCGGAGGACTTCGTGCTGACGCGGCTGCCGGAGATCCTCCAGGCGTTCCGCCACGACCATCCCGAGGTCGAGCTGGAGCTCACCGTGGAGCTGTCGGGGACACTGCACCAGCAGCTGGCGGCCGGCCGGCTCGATCTGGTGCTGGCCAAGCGGCGCACCGGTGACACGCACGGGGAGCTGGTCTGGCAGGACGCGCTGACCTGGATCGGTGCGCCGACGCTGCGGATCGACCCGGACCGGCCGGTGCCGCTCGTCCTCTTCCCGCCGCCGGCCATCACCCGGGCCCGCGCCCTCGAGGTGCTGGAGGGCGCGGGCCGTTCCTGGCGGGTGGCGTGCACCAGCGGCAGCCTCAGCGGGCTGACCGCCGCCGCCCACGCGGGGCTCGGCGTGATGGCGCACAGCCGGGGTCTGGTCCCGCCCGGCCTGGTCCCGCTGCCGGCCAGAGCGGGACTGCCGGATCTGGGCGAGGTGGACTTCGTCCTGCTGCACGGCCGCCGCCGGGACGGTGCGCAGAAGGCGGCGGACGCGCTCGCGGCGGCGATCCTGGCGGGCGGCGAGCGGCTGATCCGTCCGCCGGGGGTTGCGGGGCGGCCTTGA
- a CDS encoding aldo/keto reductase — MSQVPSLTLNNGVEMPQLGFGVWQVPDDEAAKAVATAIESGYRSIDTAAIYRNEGGTGKAIAASGIARDELFVTTKLWNSEQGYDSTLRAFDASLDKLGLDYVDLYLIHWPVPAKDAYVDTYRAFEKIYADGRAKAIGVSNFLPEHLERLLGETSVVPALNQIELHPQLQQAESRALHAKHGILTEAWSPLGSGKGLLEVPTVVAVARKHGRTPAQAVLRWHLQTGHVVIPKSVTPSRIAENIDVFGFELDEDDLAAFAALDEGKRLGSHPGEFNLGA; from the coding sequence GTGAGCCAGGTCCCCTCCCTCACCCTCAACAACGGCGTCGAGATGCCCCAGCTCGGTTTCGGAGTCTGGCAGGTGCCGGACGACGAGGCCGCGAAGGCGGTCGCCACAGCCATCGAGTCCGGGTACCGCAGCATCGACACCGCCGCGATCTACCGGAACGAGGGGGGCACCGGCAAGGCCATCGCCGCCTCCGGTATCGCCCGCGACGAGCTCTTCGTGACCACCAAGCTGTGGAACAGCGAGCAGGGCTACGACTCGACGCTGCGCGCGTTCGACGCCTCGCTGGACAAGCTCGGTCTCGACTACGTCGACCTGTACCTGATCCACTGGCCGGTTCCCGCCAAGGACGCGTACGTGGACACCTACCGGGCGTTCGAGAAGATCTACGCGGACGGCCGCGCGAAGGCCATCGGCGTGTCGAACTTCCTCCCCGAGCACCTGGAGCGGCTGCTCGGCGAGACCTCGGTCGTACCCGCGCTCAACCAGATCGAGCTGCACCCGCAGCTCCAGCAGGCCGAGTCCCGCGCGCTGCACGCCAAGCACGGCATCCTGACCGAGGCCTGGTCGCCGCTGGGCTCGGGCAAGGGCCTCCTGGAGGTCCCGACGGTGGTCGCGGTCGCGCGGAAGCACGGCCGCACGCCCGCTCAGGCGGTGCTCCGCTGGCACCTCCAGACCGGCCATGTGGTGATCCCGAAGTCCGTGACCCCGTCGCGGATCGCGGAGAACATCGATGTGTTCGGCTTCGAGCTGGACGAGGACGACCTGGCCGCGTTCGCGGCACTGGACGAGGGCAAGCGGCTCGGCTCGCACCCGGGTGAGTTCAACCTCGGCGCCTGA
- a CDS encoding class I SAM-dependent methyltransferase, whose translation MSNDTGHGHHHDSSHGHRHESGHAHHHGTDLDWDAIGPLLEKDAELSTGQYTEAARWIAGLPGAHEVRRVLDIGSGPGVVACLLAEVFPQAEVVAVDGTPALLERTRDRAKRLGLGDRVTTLHADLPAELDRAGEADLIWAGNALHHMGDQRAALAGFAGLLRPGGTVALVEGGLQPRHLPRDIGFGRPGLEERLDVIQAETFEQMRADLPGTKRETENWAALFTAVGLDPHGTRSFLLDLPAPLTDVARNHVIDNFTRRRETLGERLDAEDNALLDRLTDPEDPAGLHRRTDTFLLLARTFHLGRKA comes from the coding sequence ATGAGCAACGACACCGGTCACGGTCACCACCACGACAGCAGCCACGGGCACCGGCACGAGAGCGGCCATGCCCACCATCACGGCACCGATCTCGACTGGGACGCCATCGGCCCGCTGCTGGAGAAGGACGCCGAACTCAGCACCGGCCAGTACACGGAGGCCGCCCGCTGGATCGCCGGTCTGCCCGGCGCCCACGAGGTCCGCCGGGTCCTGGACATCGGCAGCGGACCGGGCGTCGTCGCCTGCCTGCTCGCCGAGGTGTTCCCGCAGGCCGAGGTCGTCGCCGTGGACGGCACCCCGGCCCTGCTGGAGCGCACCCGCGACCGCGCGAAGCGGCTCGGGCTCGGTGACCGCGTCACCACCCTGCACGCGGACCTGCCCGCCGAACTGGACCGCGCCGGGGAGGCGGACCTCATCTGGGCGGGCAACGCGCTGCACCACATGGGCGACCAGCGCGCCGCACTGGCCGGATTCGCCGGGCTGTTGCGTCCCGGCGGCACCGTCGCACTCGTCGAGGGCGGGCTGCAACCCCGCCATCTCCCGCGCGACATCGGCTTCGGCCGGCCCGGTCTGGAGGAGCGGCTCGACGTGATCCAGGCCGAGACCTTCGAGCAGATGCGGGCGGACCTGCCCGGCACCAAGCGGGAGACCGAGAACTGGGCCGCCCTCTTCACCGCGGTGGGCCTCGACCCGCACGGCACCCGGAGCTTCCTGCTCGACCTGCCCGCGCCCCTCACCGACGTGGCACGGAATCACGTCATCGACAACTTCACCCGCCGCCGCGAGACCCTGGGCGAGCGGCTGGACGCCGAGGACAACGCGCTGCTCGACCGGCTGACCGACCCCGAGGACCCGGCCGGACTGCACCGGCGCACCGACACCTTCCTGCTGCTGGCCCGGACGTTCCACCTCGGCCGCAAGGCCTGA
- a CDS encoding long-chain fatty acid--CoA ligase: MAAAPHVGGLADVVFDYAEEDPHRIALGRKDASGKWLDVTSGTFRDEVLALAKGLIAHGVRFGDRVALMSRTRYEWTLFDFALWAVGAQSVPVYPTSSAEQVLWMLHDAEVSAVMVEHEDHAMTVASVIDQLPQLKRLWQLDTDAVSELVAAGAHVEDEVVHRHRRAVTPDSVATVIYTSGTTGRPKGCVITHANFMFETETMASRWESVFHSRPGDEASTLLFLPLAHVFGRMVEVTAIRGRVKLGHQPELSAKALMPDLVTFRPTFILAVPYIFEKVFNGARRKAETEGRLGPFDKAVDIAVKYAEAMEARAFGTGPGPSAGLRMQHQFFDKVVYKKVREAMGGRIRHAMSGGSGMERQLGLFFAGAGVTVYEGYGLTETTAAATANPPERTRYGTVGQPIPGTTVHIAADGEIWVYGRNVFSGYLGDPKSTDAVLNDGWLATGDLGALDEDGYLTITGRKKEILVTSGGKSVSPAGLEERVRAHPLVAQCIVVGNDRPYIAALVTVDQESVEHWLAMQGRQRLSPGELVRDPDLEMEVRRAVVAANTAVSQAESIRTFRILAHQFTEEHGLLTPSLKLKRKAIETAYAAEVDALYR, from the coding sequence ATGGCGGCCGCGCCCCACGTGGGCGGGCTCGCTGATGTGGTTTTCGACTACGCCGAGGAGGATCCGCACCGGATCGCCCTCGGCCGCAAGGACGCGTCCGGGAAGTGGCTCGATGTCACCTCCGGCACGTTCCGCGACGAGGTGCTCGCACTGGCCAAGGGACTGATCGCGCACGGCGTGCGGTTCGGGGACCGGGTCGCCCTGATGTCGCGCACGCGCTACGAGTGGACGCTCTTCGACTTCGCACTGTGGGCGGTCGGCGCGCAGTCCGTTCCGGTCTATCCGACGTCCTCGGCCGAGCAGGTCCTGTGGATGCTCCACGACGCCGAGGTCTCTGCGGTGATGGTCGAGCACGAGGACCACGCGATGACGGTCGCCTCGGTCATCGACCAGCTGCCCCAGTTGAAGCGGCTGTGGCAGCTGGACACCGACGCGGTGTCCGAGCTGGTCGCCGCGGGCGCCCATGTCGAGGACGAGGTGGTGCACCGGCACCGGCGTGCCGTGACGCCCGACTCGGTCGCGACCGTCATCTACACGTCGGGCACGACGGGGCGGCCCAAGGGCTGTGTGATCACGCACGCCAACTTCATGTTCGAGACGGAGACGATGGCATCGCGGTGGGAGTCGGTCTTCCACTCCCGGCCGGGCGACGAGGCCTCGACCCTGCTCTTCCTGCCGCTGGCGCACGTCTTCGGGCGGATGGTGGAGGTCACGGCGATCCGGGGCCGGGTGAAGCTGGGCCACCAGCCGGAGCTGTCGGCGAAGGCGCTGATGCCGGACCTGGTGACGTTCCGCCCCACGTTCATCCTGGCGGTGCCGTACATCTTCGAGAAGGTCTTCAACGGGGCCCGCCGCAAGGCCGAGACGGAGGGCAGGCTGGGCCCTTTCGACAAGGCCGTGGACATCGCGGTGAAGTACGCGGAGGCGATGGAGGCGCGAGCGTTCGGGACCGGTCCCGGCCCGTCCGCCGGGCTGCGGATGCAGCACCAGTTCTTCGACAAGGTCGTGTACAAGAAGGTGCGCGAGGCGATGGGCGGCCGGATCCGGCACGCCATGTCCGGCGGCTCGGGGATGGAGCGGCAGCTCGGGCTGTTCTTCGCGGGGGCCGGTGTCACGGTGTACGAGGGGTACGGGCTGACCGAGACGACCGCGGCGGCCACCGCCAATCCGCCGGAGCGCACCCGGTACGGCACGGTCGGGCAGCCGATCCCCGGCACCACGGTGCACATCGCGGCCGACGGCGAGATCTGGGTGTACGGCCGCAATGTGTTCTCCGGGTACCTGGGCGACCCGAAGTCCACCGACGCGGTGCTGAACGACGGCTGGCTGGCCACCGGGGACCTGGGCGCGCTGGACGAGGACGGCTATCTGACGATCACCGGGCGCAAGAAGGAGATCCTGGTGACGTCCGGCGGCAAGAGCGTCTCGCCGGCCGGTCTGGAGGAGCGGGTGCGGGCGCATCCGCTGGTGGCGCAGTGCATCGTGGTCGGCAACGACCGGCCGTACATCGCGGCCCTGGTCACCGTGGACCAGGAGTCGGTGGAGCACTGGCTCGCCATGCAGGGCCGGCAGCGGCTGTCACCGGGCGAACTGGTGCGGGACCCGGATCTGGAGATGGAGGTCCGGCGGGCGGTGGTGGCCGCGAACACGGCGGTCTCACAGGCCGAGTCGATCCGGACGTTCCGGATTCTGGCCCACCAGTTCACCGAGGAGCACGGGCTGCTGACCCCGTCGCTGAAGCTGAAGCGCAAGGCGATCGAGACGGCGTACGCGGCCGAGGTGGACGCGCTGTACCGCTGA